A genomic window from Streptomyces mirabilis includes:
- a CDS encoding M1 family metallopeptidase, giving the protein MRPTPHKALAASALGIAALAAALLPVTPAAATPPTAPLAADCTPAQVVTNGGFESGTSPWTQSSSTVITSRSGQSAHGGTSFAWMNGVGSTHTDTLSQSVTIPSGCSSATLTFWLHIDTAETTSSTAYDKLTAKIGSTTLATYSNLNKATGYVQKSFDVSAFAGQTVSLAFTGTEDSSLQTSFVLDDIALDTSGGTTPPADSTRTPAAPSYTVSLSSNTSGTVWTGHESATFTNASSTALSEVYLRLWDNYHGTCSAMPIAVSNVTGGTAGALSVGCTALRIALPTPLAQGQSTTIGFDLGITVPSGADRFGYDGAFSMIGNALPVLAIKDGSGWHLDPYTNNGESFYSLAADFKVTLDHPTTLLVPATGTSVDTPGSSGRTVTTATASKVRDFAWAAGPFSKISGTSAAGTPINIYSVSGISSSSAQSMLTTAKTAVDAHAGRFGAYPYGELDAVIDNNFWFGGMEYPGFVLDLVSTTALTHEIGHQWFYGIVGDDEYNSPWLDEAFTDYATDLALGSTGTNCWNSVSWASTAEKITNSMAYWDAHSSRYSTVVYGYGKCALHDLRRVLGDTAMAKLLKDYATSHWYGVSTTAEFKAAAQAATTTDLTSFWTQHRIDG; this is encoded by the coding sequence GTGAGACCGACCCCCCACAAGGCCCTCGCCGCGAGCGCACTGGGCATCGCCGCGTTGGCCGCAGCCCTGCTCCCCGTCACCCCGGCGGCGGCCACGCCGCCCACGGCACCACTGGCCGCCGACTGCACTCCGGCCCAGGTGGTCACCAACGGTGGTTTCGAGAGCGGGACTTCACCCTGGACCCAGTCGTCGTCGACCGTGATCACCAGCCGTTCCGGTCAGAGCGCCCACGGCGGCACCAGCTTCGCCTGGATGAACGGTGTCGGCAGTACGCACACCGACACCCTCTCGCAGAGCGTCACGATCCCGTCCGGGTGCAGCAGCGCCACGCTCACCTTCTGGCTGCACATCGACACCGCCGAGACGACCTCGTCGACCGCGTACGACAAGCTGACGGCGAAGATCGGCAGTACGACACTGGCGACGTACTCGAACCTCAACAAGGCCACCGGTTACGTACAGAAGTCGTTCGACGTGTCGGCGTTCGCGGGCCAGACCGTGAGCCTCGCCTTCACCGGGACCGAGGACTCCAGCCTCCAGACGAGCTTCGTCCTCGACGACATCGCCCTCGACACCTCCGGCGGCACGACCCCGCCGGCGGACTCCACGCGCACGCCGGCCGCCCCCTCGTACACCGTCAGCCTGAGCAGCAACACGAGCGGCACGGTCTGGACGGGCCACGAGAGCGCGACGTTCACCAACGCCTCCTCCACCGCGCTCAGCGAGGTGTACCTGAGGCTGTGGGACAACTACCACGGCACCTGCTCCGCGATGCCGATCGCGGTCAGCAACGTCACCGGGGGCACCGCGGGCGCCCTGTCGGTCGGCTGCACCGCGCTCCGGATCGCCCTCCCGACCCCGCTGGCGCAGGGCCAGTCGACCACGATCGGCTTCGACCTGGGGATCACCGTCCCCAGCGGCGCCGACCGGTTCGGCTACGACGGCGCGTTCAGCATGATCGGCAACGCGCTGCCGGTTCTCGCCATCAAGGACGGCTCGGGCTGGCACCTGGACCCGTACACCAACAACGGCGAGTCGTTCTACTCCCTGGCCGCCGACTTCAAGGTGACCCTCGACCATCCGACCACCCTGCTGGTCCCGGCCACGGGCACCTCGGTGGACACCCCCGGCTCCAGCGGACGCACGGTCACCACGGCCACCGCCTCCAAGGTCCGTGACTTCGCGTGGGCGGCGGGCCCGTTCAGCAAGATCTCGGGTACGTCGGCGGCGGGCACCCCGATCAACATCTACTCGGTCTCGGGGATCAGTTCGTCCAGCGCACAGTCCATGCTCACCACCGCGAAGACCGCGGTGGACGCCCACGCGGGCCGCTTCGGCGCCTACCCGTACGGCGAGTTGGACGCCGTGATCGACAACAACTTCTGGTTCGGCGGCATGGAGTACCCGGGGTTCGTCCTCGACCTGGTCTCCACCACGGCGCTCACCCATGAGATCGGGCACCAGTGGTTCTACGGGATCGTCGGCGACGACGAGTACAACAGCCCGTGGCTGGACGAGGCGTTCACCGACTACGCCACCGACCTGGCGCTGGGCAGTACCGGCACGAACTGCTGGAACAGCGTCTCCTGGGCCTCGACGGCGGAGAAGATCACCAACTCGATGGCCTACTGGGACGCCCACTCGTCCCGGTACTCCACCGTCGTCTACGGCTACGGCAAGTGCGCCCTGCACGATCTGCGGCGCGTCCTCGGTGACACCGCCATGGCGAAGTTGCTGAAGGACTACGCCACGTCGCACTGGTACGGCGTCTCGACCACGGCCGAGTTCAAGGCGGCCGCCCAGGCCGCCACGACCACGGACCTGACCTCGTTCTGGACCCAGCACCGCATCGACGGCTGA
- a CDS encoding DUF6817 domain-containing protein — translation MTEVPEAREVPEETGDRDASRWSRAEAFLRARGTAEMPHPGGTLLEHLGRVRRLLADWGGDPAIQAAGLCHAAYGTDGFDPYLLPVAERATLAELIGDRAEALVYLYASCDRDTVLPRIGRDRPVVFRDRFTGREHIPADDDLRAFLEITAANELDVLAHNAELAERYGPSLYRLFTGAGDLLSAPARDAFSRQLGPHAALPDH, via the coding sequence GTGACCGAAGTACCCGAAGCACGCGAAGTTCCCGAAGAGACCGGCGACCGTGACGCGTCCCGGTGGTCGCGCGCCGAAGCCTTCCTACGTGCGCGGGGAACCGCCGAGATGCCGCATCCGGGCGGCACGCTGCTGGAGCACCTCGGCCGTGTCCGACGGCTCCTGGCCGACTGGGGCGGTGACCCCGCGATCCAGGCGGCGGGGCTGTGCCATGCCGCGTACGGAACCGACGGCTTCGACCCGTACCTGCTGCCGGTCGCCGAGCGGGCGACCCTGGCGGAGCTGATCGGCGACCGGGCCGAGGCACTGGTGTACCTGTACGCGAGTTGCGACCGCGACACCGTCCTTCCCCGGATCGGGCGCGATCGGCCCGTGGTCTTCCGTGATCGCTTCACCGGCCGCGAGCACATCCCCGCGGACGACGACCTGCGAGCGTTCTTGGAGATCACCGCCGCCAACGAGCTCGACGTACTGGCCCACAACGCGGAACTGGCCGAGCGGTACGGCCCGTCCCTGTACCGGCTGTTCACCGGAGCGGGCGACCTGCTGTCCGCCCCGGCACGGGACGCCTTCTCCCGGCAGCTCGGCCCGCACGCCGCGCTCCCGGATCACTGA
- a CDS encoding GNAT family N-acetyltransferase, with protein sequence MDTSAGADLTRPGRALPGNGSGQGAGQGPGRSVEWALRPAEQADVEVIAELRATVMRPDLERLGRFDECRVRRRLRESFFPGHTSVVIVDGDFAGCVTLRPAEDGLWLEHFYLVPDLQGRGLGSAVLRAQLDRTDADRLPVRLNVLQGSAARRLYERHGFTVEVQDPIDVFMVRRPVRDEEVRS encoded by the coding sequence ATGGACACGAGTGCGGGGGCGGACCTGACAAGGCCGGGGCGGGCGCTGCCCGGGAACGGGTCGGGCCAAGGGGCGGGCCAAGGGCCGGGCCGTTCCGTGGAATGGGCGCTGCGCCCCGCGGAGCAGGCGGACGTGGAGGTGATCGCCGAGCTGCGGGCGACGGTGATGCGCCCGGACCTGGAGCGGTTGGGCCGGTTCGACGAGTGCCGGGTCCGTCGGCGGCTGCGGGAGTCCTTCTTCCCGGGGCACACGTCGGTCGTCATCGTCGACGGCGACTTCGCGGGCTGTGTCACGCTGAGGCCGGCCGAGGACGGGCTGTGGCTGGAGCACTTCTATCTCGTCCCGGACTTGCAGGGCCGGGGGCTCGGTTCGGCCGTCCTGCGCGCCCAGCTGGACCGCACCGACGCCGACCGCCTGCCCGTCCGTCTGAACGTCCTGCAGGGCAGCGCCGCCCGGCGACTGTACGAGCGCCACGGGTTCACCGTGGAGGTTCAGGACCCGATCGACGTCTTCATGGTGCGACGACCGGTGCGGGATGAAGAGGTCCGCTCCT